The following proteins come from a genomic window of Natrinema saccharevitans:
- a CDS encoding archease: MGFELRDHTADVAVAATGDSLEAVFEATADGLTAASCDEIPPESGERFSLTVAAERREALLFDYLGELIYLRDVRAELPVDNRVERIDAPADGSDADVEATAWSLEASARGVPLAAVDAREVKAVTYSEMRLESVADGWETYVVFDV; the protein is encoded by the coding sequence ATGGGGTTCGAACTGCGCGATCACACGGCCGACGTCGCGGTCGCTGCGACCGGCGACTCCCTCGAGGCGGTGTTCGAAGCGACGGCCGACGGCCTCACAGCCGCGTCCTGCGACGAAATCCCGCCGGAGTCCGGCGAGCGGTTCTCCCTGACCGTGGCCGCCGAGCGACGCGAGGCGCTGTTGTTCGACTACCTCGGCGAACTGATCTACTTGCGGGACGTCCGCGCCGAGTTACCCGTCGACAACCGGGTCGAAAGAATCGATGCGCCTGCGGACGGGAGCGATGCCGACGTCGAAGCGACTGCGTGGTCCCTCGAGGCCAGCGCCCGTGGCGTCCCGCTGGCCGCGGTCGACGCCCGCGAGGTGAAGGCCGTGACCTACTCGGAGATGCGCCTCGAGTCGGTCGCGGACGGCTGGGAGACCTACGTCGTCTTCGACGTCTAA
- a CDS encoding peroxiredoxin, with product MLDVGDDAPEFELPNQRGDPVARSDFDGKRLVVYFYPRANTEGCTLEARGFDEALARFEDRDVGVVGISDDPVDDLESFADEYDFGFDLLSDEFGEVATLYDSYGEKRMFGNTFDGVFRNTYVVGPDGRIEAVYEDVAPEGHAEEILADLADASAEAPP from the coding sequence ATGCTCGACGTCGGCGACGACGCACCGGAGTTCGAATTGCCAAACCAGCGCGGCGACCCCGTCGCTCGCTCCGATTTCGACGGCAAGCGGCTCGTCGTCTACTTCTACCCCCGCGCCAACACCGAGGGCTGTACGCTCGAGGCCCGCGGGTTCGACGAGGCGCTCGCGCGCTTCGAGGACCGCGACGTCGGCGTCGTCGGTATCAGCGACGACCCCGTCGACGACCTCGAGTCGTTCGCCGACGAGTACGACTTCGGGTTCGATCTCCTCTCGGACGAGTTCGGCGAAGTCGCGACGCTGTACGACTCCTACGGCGAGAAACGGATGTTCGGGAACACCTTCGACGGCGTCTTCCGCAACACGTACGTCGTCGGTCCCGACGGCCGCATCGAGGCGGTCTACGAGGACGTCGCCCCCGAGGGCCACGCCGAGGAGATCCTCGCAGACCTCGCGGACGCCTCGGCGGAAGCCCCACCGTAG
- a CDS encoding 30S ribosomal protein S11, whose product MSQDDDKWGIAHVHASFNNTVMTVTDLTGAETIAKSSGGTAVKQNRDEASPYAAMQMAESVAEEVKAAGITGLHVRVRGPGGNLQKSPGPGAQATIRALARSGIEIGRIEDVTPIPHDGSRAPKGKGGY is encoded by the coding sequence ATGAGCCAGGACGACGACAAATGGGGAATCGCCCACGTACACGCATCGTTCAACAACACCGTCATGACCGTGACCGACCTCACGGGCGCGGAGACGATCGCCAAGTCCTCCGGCGGGACGGCAGTCAAGCAGAACCGCGACGAGGCGTCGCCGTACGCGGCCATGCAGATGGCCGAGTCCGTCGCCGAGGAAGTCAAGGCCGCGGGTATCACGGGCCTGCACGTGCGGGTTCGTGGCCCCGGTGGCAACCTCCAGAAATCCCCCGGTCCCGGCGCGCAGGCGACGATCCGCGCGCTGGCCCGCTCGGGCATCGAGATCGGGCGAATCGAGGACGTCACGCCGATCCCGCACGACGGATCGCGCGCTCCGAAAGGCAAGGGCGGCTACTAG
- the moaA gene encoding GTP 3',8-cyclase MoaA: protein MLTDEFGREVTGVRVSLTDRCNFDCVYCHNEGLGDTRGPMDPQDDEMSADDVVRFLEVAAEFDVDAVKFTGGEPMLRQDLEEIIERTPDGMEVSLTTNGTFLPGRAEALVDAGLERVNVSQDALDPEDFAAVTKSGAYEKVLEGVEAALEAGLDPVKLNMVVFEHTAGYVPEMVDHVAANDGLQLQLIEYMPELTGKPEWNVDIERVHDWLAERADEIEHREMHDRRRYWVSDGSSGADDVGSNAAGRGMVEIVDPVENPTFCANCHRVRVTHEGYLKGCLNRNDDLKPMGEMTKPEIRDAFREVVADRVPYYGEYMVRNDDGEWEINEKYLEEYAGA, encoded by the coding sequence ATGCTCACCGACGAGTTCGGGCGGGAGGTAACCGGGGTACGCGTCTCCCTCACCGATCGGTGTAATTTCGACTGCGTCTACTGTCACAACGAAGGGCTGGGGGACACGCGGGGGCCGATGGACCCGCAAGACGACGAGATGTCGGCCGACGACGTCGTCCGCTTTCTCGAGGTCGCCGCCGAGTTCGACGTCGACGCGGTCAAGTTCACCGGCGGGGAACCGATGCTCCGACAGGATCTCGAGGAGATCATCGAGCGAACGCCGGATGGAATGGAGGTCTCGCTGACGACCAACGGCACCTTCTTGCCGGGCCGGGCCGAGGCCCTCGTCGACGCCGGGTTAGAGCGGGTCAACGTCTCGCAGGACGCCCTCGATCCCGAGGACTTCGCCGCGGTGACCAAAAGCGGCGCGTACGAGAAGGTTCTCGAGGGCGTCGAGGCCGCGCTCGAGGCGGGGCTGGACCCAGTCAAACTCAACATGGTCGTCTTCGAACACACCGCGGGTTACGTCCCGGAGATGGTCGACCACGTCGCGGCAAACGACGGCCTCCAGCTACAGTTGATCGAGTACATGCCGGAGTTGACGGGCAAGCCCGAGTGGAACGTCGACATCGAGCGGGTCCACGACTGGCTGGCCGAGCGGGCCGACGAGATCGAACATCGAGAGATGCACGACCGCAGGCGCTACTGGGTCAGCGACGGCTCGAGCGGCGCGGACGATGTCGGCTCGAACGCCGCGGGTCGGGGGATGGTCGAGATCGTCGACCCCGTCGAGAACCCCACCTTCTGTGCGAACTGCCACCGCGTTCGGGTGACCCACGAGGGCTACCTGAAGGGCTGTTTGAATCGCAACGACGACCTCAAGCCGATGGGCGAGATGACCAAACCCGAGATCCGGGACGCCTTCCGCGAGGTCGTCGCCGACCGGGTGCCCTACTACGGGGAGTACATGGTTCGAAACGACGACGGCGAGTGGGAGATCAACGAGAAGTACCTCGAGGAGTACGCCGGAGCCTGA
- a CDS encoding GNAT family N-acetyltransferase, translating to MSVNIDSRVVAPGSDDFVDDAWELKEEIRREEGVLKQRYDFFTDAYRRSKVHCYVRDGELIGFAAVRRDGYILFLAVAPRYRSEGIGKRLVARVADDHETITCHARTSNENALQFYEHLGFEIKRRIDDYYEDGGDAYYLKLGSDVGITDKISDLIRR from the coding sequence GTGAGCGTCAATATCGATAGTCGCGTCGTCGCGCCGGGGAGCGACGACTTCGTCGACGACGCCTGGGAACTCAAAGAGGAGATCCGTCGCGAGGAGGGCGTACTCAAACAGCGCTACGACTTCTTTACCGACGCGTACCGACGGTCGAAGGTCCACTGCTACGTTCGAGACGGCGAGTTGATCGGGTTCGCGGCCGTGCGACGTGACGGCTACATTCTCTTTCTCGCGGTGGCGCCCCGCTATCGCAGCGAGGGGATCGGGAAACGACTCGTCGCCCGCGTGGCCGACGACCACGAGACCATCACGTGTCACGCCCGGACGAGTAACGAGAACGCGCTCCAGTTCTACGAACACCTGGGCTTCGAGATCAAGCGCCGGATCGACGACTACTACGAGGACGGCGGCGACGCCTACTACCTGAAGCTGGGGTCTGACGTCGGGATCACGGACAAGATCTCGGATCTGATTCGGCGGTAA
- a CDS encoding 50S ribosomal protein L13, translating to MSLAEFDADTVVDARDCILGRVASEVAQRALDGERVAIVNAEDAVITGDKEDIFETYRTRLQMGSDRGPYYPKRPDTIFKRSVRGMLPYKKPRGREALDSVRVYVGNPYEGDDDHESTVLEGTSLDRLSNIRFVHLHEVSEQLGANVTW from the coding sequence ATGAGTCTCGCAGAGTTCGACGCCGACACCGTCGTCGACGCCCGTGACTGCATCCTCGGTCGCGTCGCAAGCGAGGTCGCCCAGCGCGCGCTGGACGGCGAACGCGTCGCGATCGTCAACGCCGAGGACGCCGTCATCACCGGCGACAAGGAAGACATCTTCGAGACGTACCGCACGCGACTGCAGATGGGGTCGGACCGCGGACCGTACTATCCCAAGCGACCGGACACCATCTTCAAGCGCTCCGTTCGCGGGATGCTGCCGTACAAAAAGCCCCGCGGTCGCGAAGCACTCGACAGCGTCCGCGTCTACGTCGGCAACCCTTACGAGGGCGACGACGACCACGAGTCGACGGTTCTCGAGGGAACGTCGCTGGATCGACTGTCGAACATCCGCTTCGTCCACCTGCACGAAGTGTCCGAACAGTTAGGTGCTAACGTCACATGGTAA
- a CDS encoding 30S ribosomal protein S13, whose amino-acid sequence MSAEEPQEQEDDEDLRYFVRIGQTDLDGTKSVERSLTEMNGIGHRTARLIAEEAGVDRTDTFGRLDEDVIDEVVELVENYAEVVPDWLNNRQDDFYSGETTHEIGNDLQLTRQHDINRMKMIDSYKGTRHKRGQKVRGQRTKSTGRTEGTIGVNVEEIREEQAEEAAEEEDEGE is encoded by the coding sequence ATGAGCGCGGAAGAACCTCAAGAGCAAGAAGACGACGAAGATCTCCGCTACTTCGTCCGCATCGGGCAAACGGACCTCGATGGGACGAAGTCCGTCGAGCGCTCGCTCACGGAGATGAACGGGATCGGTCACCGGACCGCCCGACTCATCGCCGAGGAAGCGGGCGTCGACCGGACGGACACGTTCGGTCGACTCGACGAAGACGTGATCGACGAGGTCGTCGAACTCGTAGAGAACTACGCCGAGGTAGTCCCCGACTGGCTCAACAACCGTCAGGACGACTTCTACTCCGGCGAGACGACCCACGAGATCGGCAACGACCTCCAGCTAACCCGTCAGCACGACATCAACCGGATGAAGATGATCGACTCCTACAAGGGCACGCGCCACAAGCGCGGCCAGAAGGTCCGCGGTCAGCGGACCAAGTCCACCGGCCGAACGGAGGGCACCATCGGGGTCAACGTCGAGGAGATCCGCGAGGAACAGGCCGAAGAGGCCGCCGAAGAAGAGGATGAGGGCGAATAA
- a CDS encoding RtcB family protein, which produces MTTYDADGITLERVREYVWEIPQEGDMRVPTRVLASEALLEQIEDDKTLEQIKNTTHLPGITDHAICMPDGHQGYGFPVGGVGALDAENGCISPGAVGYDINCLTGNSEVLLEHGRRTPIETLEDRFEAENAVVADDDLTPSPIRLFTERENATVYEVETETGDRITATADHPFRTPDGMQSLEELSEGDEVHLQPFRGVPDEKPEDFTVLSEDDFADENPQLVRALEERDLLPLKSTDDAFNRFLKLVGFHTGDGAIGSGGQTWFYGERVDLESIQNDIEAIGFTPSKIYERDRSHQIDGKTFETTEFSVRSTSKAFQRVLLALGAPDGRKIESDFTTPWYFDRLTNWQKALYVSAYFGAEMNAPAAQHDKNLYCPKVSQTRVADVADAGEEFMVELASFLDDLGIETDEIERFETDSSSDRETIRLRLGIKNDSENLIEFFSTVGYRYNHEKRKKAAKTIQYLKTKEAVIDRRVTIAREAKAMADGGTPANDIKSQFDINERFIERSIWGGRSGRPRPPAEFPGFEDYCETTEVGEDYAVSTRIRSIETVDEAQTVYDIGVAHDAHNFVANGFVVSNCGVRMMRTNLTYDEVQGHEKELVDSLFANVPSGLGGGGIVEAGVDTVDEILARGVDWALENGHAVEDDLLHCEDEGMREGADPDKVSQKAKDRGKNQIGSLGSGNHFLEVQRVTDVFDGEVGEAYGLSEDQIVVLIHCGSRGLGHQTCNDYLRKIERQHEGLLNQLPDTELAAAPAGSQLAEDYYAAMNAAINFAWVNRQLIMHRTRQVFERVFDRSWEEMDMHLLYDVAHNIAKKETHTVGADGEERELYVHRKGATRAFPAGHPEVPSAYRDVGQPVIIPGSMGAGSYVLRGGEHSMDLTFGSTAHGAGRLMSRTQAKNEFWGGDVQQDLEEQNQIYVKAQSGATVAEEAPGVYKDVDEVVRVSDALGIGDKVARTFPVCNIKG; this is translated from the coding sequence ATGACTACGTACGACGCCGACGGCATCACGTTGGAGCGGGTGCGCGAGTACGTCTGGGAGATCCCACAGGAGGGGGATATGCGCGTCCCCACGCGAGTGCTCGCCAGCGAGGCCCTGCTCGAGCAGATCGAGGACGACAAGACCTTAGAGCAGATCAAAAACACGACTCACCTGCCGGGGATCACCGACCACGCGATCTGCATGCCCGACGGCCATCAGGGCTACGGCTTCCCCGTCGGTGGGGTGGGTGCCCTCGATGCCGAAAACGGCTGTATTTCGCCGGGAGCGGTCGGCTACGACATCAACTGCCTCACAGGAAATTCGGAAGTCCTCCTCGAACACGGCCGTCGAACCCCGATCGAAACCCTCGAGGACCGCTTCGAAGCGGAGAACGCGGTGGTCGCCGATGATGACCTCACCCCGTCACCGATTCGGCTGTTCACCGAACGCGAGAACGCGACCGTGTACGAAGTAGAGACCGAGACCGGCGACCGTATTACTGCGACTGCGGACCACCCGTTCCGGACGCCCGACGGGATGCAGTCACTCGAGGAGCTCTCCGAAGGCGACGAGGTCCATCTCCAACCGTTCCGCGGCGTTCCCGACGAGAAACCCGAGGATTTCACCGTCCTCAGCGAGGACGATTTCGCCGACGAGAACCCGCAACTCGTCCGCGCGCTCGAGGAGCGTGACCTCCTCCCATTGAAATCGACCGACGACGCGTTCAATCGGTTTCTCAAACTCGTCGGGTTCCATACCGGCGACGGTGCGATCGGAAGCGGCGGACAGACGTGGTTCTACGGGGAACGCGTGGATCTCGAATCCATTCAAAACGATATCGAAGCGATCGGGTTCACGCCCTCGAAAATCTACGAGCGAGACCGATCGCACCAGATCGACGGGAAAACGTTCGAGACGACGGAGTTCAGCGTCCGATCGACCTCGAAGGCCTTCCAGCGCGTACTCCTCGCGCTGGGGGCACCCGACGGACGGAAGATCGAATCCGACTTCACGACGCCGTGGTACTTCGATCGACTGACGAACTGGCAGAAAGCACTGTACGTCTCGGCGTATTTCGGCGCCGAGATGAACGCCCCTGCGGCCCAGCACGACAAGAACCTGTACTGTCCGAAGGTGTCACAGACGCGCGTCGCTGACGTCGCCGACGCCGGTGAGGAATTCATGGTAGAACTGGCTTCCTTCCTCGACGATCTCGGTATCGAGACGGACGAGATCGAACGGTTCGAGACGGACTCGAGTTCGGATCGAGAGACGATCAGACTTCGACTCGGAATCAAAAACGACTCCGAGAACCTGATCGAGTTCTTCTCGACCGTCGGCTACCGCTATAACCACGAAAAGAGGAAAAAGGCAGCCAAAACAATACAGTATCTCAAGACGAAAGAGGCGGTGATCGATCGTCGAGTGACGATCGCTCGCGAAGCGAAAGCGATGGCCGATGGAGGAACGCCAGCGAACGACATCAAATCGCAATTCGATATCAACGAGCGGTTCATCGAGCGGAGCATCTGGGGTGGACGAAGCGGACGACCGCGACCGCCGGCGGAGTTTCCCGGATTCGAGGACTACTGTGAAACGACGGAAGTCGGTGAGGATTACGCTGTTTCCACCCGGATCAGATCCATCGAGACGGTTGACGAAGCGCAAACGGTGTACGATATCGGCGTCGCTCACGATGCGCACAATTTCGTCGCTAACGGGTTCGTCGTCTCCAACTGCGGCGTCCGGATGATGCGGACGAACCTGACCTACGACGAGGTGCAGGGCCACGAGAAAGAACTCGTCGACTCGCTCTTCGCGAACGTCCCGTCGGGACTCGGCGGCGGCGGCATCGTCGAAGCCGGCGTCGACACCGTCGACGAAATCCTGGCCCGCGGCGTCGACTGGGCGCTCGAGAACGGCCACGCCGTCGAGGACGATTTGCTGCACTGCGAGGACGAAGGCATGCGCGAGGGCGCGGACCCCGACAAGGTGAGCCAGAAGGCCAAGGACCGCGGGAAGAACCAGATCGGCTCGCTGGGCTCGGGCAACCACTTCCTCGAGGTCCAGCGCGTGACCGACGTCTTCGACGGCGAGGTGGGCGAGGCCTACGGCCTCTCCGAGGACCAGATCGTCGTTCTCATCCACTGCGGGTCGCGCGGGCTGGGACACCAGACCTGTAACGACTACCTGCGGAAGATCGAGCGGCAACACGAGGGACTGCTGAACCAGTTGCCGGACACGGAACTGGCGGCCGCACCCGCCGGCTCACAGCTGGCCGAGGACTACTACGCCGCGATGAACGCCGCGATCAACTTCGCGTGGGTCAACCGCCAGCTGATCATGCACCGCACGCGGCAGGTCTTCGAGCGCGTGTTCGATCGCTCCTGGGAGGAGATGGACATGCACCTGCTGTACGACGTGGCCCACAACATCGCGAAGAAAGAGACCCACACGGTCGGGGCGGACGGCGAGGAACGGGAACTCTACGTCCACCGCAAGGGTGCGACGCGGGCGTTCCCCGCGGGCCACCCCGAGGTGCCGTCGGCCTACCGCGACGTCGGCCAGCCGGTGATCATCCCCGGCAGCATGGGCGCGGGCAGCTACGTCCTCCGCGGGGGCGAGCACTCGATGGACCTGACCTTCGGCTCGACCGCTCACGGCGCGGGTCGGCTGATGAGCCGTACCCAGGCCAAAAACGAGTTCTGGGGCGGCGACGTCCAGCAGGACCTCGAGGAGCAGAACCAGATCTACGTCAAGGCCCAGTCTGGCGCGACCGTCGCGGAGGAGGCCCCGGGCGTCTACAAGGACGTCGACGAGGTCGTCCGCGTCTCGGACGCGCTCGGGATCGGCGACAAGGTCGCGCGGACGTTCCCCGTCTGTAACATCAAGGGGTAA
- the priS gene encoding DNA primase small subunit PriS, whose product MEERTRAYLRGRFRDHYRRTEITPPPAANEREWGYIPWTEGPDTTMVRHRSLLELGDLSEFLVRKRPRHVYFSAGRFRDPGASSMHEKDWQSADLVFDLDADHLPNVTLGEDSYAEMLAKCKAALLRLLDFLETDFAFEDLEIVFSGGRGYHVHVRDENVLHLEREHRREIVDYVRGIGLEFDELIETETVAGLGRKTPTERRTLRTEGGWGARIHDHFMAFVDDLLELEEEAALERLQSFDGIGEGKAKATLNAARNNREGLEAGNVTVHTAIAQLAERFASEAVERDNAPIDEPVTTDTNRLIRLPGSLHGGSGLKTVRLERDEIADFDPLVDAVPETFESHEITVDVADGGEVELGGDTFTVAEGDQSLPEYVAVFLMTRGRAEKEKE is encoded by the coding sequence ATGGAAGAGCGAACGAGGGCCTACCTCCGCGGGCGATTCCGGGATCACTACCGACGGACGGAGATCACGCCGCCGCCCGCGGCCAACGAACGCGAGTGGGGCTACATCCCGTGGACGGAGGGCCCCGACACGACGATGGTCCGCCACCGTTCGCTGCTCGAACTGGGGGATCTCTCCGAGTTTCTGGTCCGGAAGCGCCCGCGCCACGTCTACTTCTCGGCGGGGCGCTTTCGCGATCCCGGCGCGAGTTCGATGCACGAGAAAGACTGGCAGTCGGCCGATCTCGTCTTCGACCTCGACGCCGACCACCTGCCGAACGTGACGCTTGGCGAGGACAGCTACGCCGAGATGCTCGCCAAATGCAAGGCAGCCCTGCTTCGGCTGCTCGATTTCCTCGAGACCGACTTCGCCTTCGAGGACCTCGAGATCGTCTTCTCCGGTGGTCGGGGGTATCACGTTCACGTCCGCGACGAGAACGTCTTGCACTTAGAGCGGGAACACCGCCGCGAGATCGTCGACTACGTCCGAGGGATCGGGCTGGAGTTCGACGAACTGATCGAGACCGAGACCGTGGCGGGACTGGGGCGAAAGACCCCGACCGAGCGTCGGACCCTCCGGACCGAGGGGGGCTGGGGGGCCCGGATCCACGACCACTTCATGGCCTTCGTCGACGACTTGCTCGAACTCGAGGAGGAGGCGGCCCTGGAGCGGTTACAGTCGTTCGACGGCATCGGCGAGGGGAAGGCGAAGGCGACGCTGAACGCCGCCCGCAACAACCGCGAGGGACTCGAGGCGGGCAACGTGACCGTCCACACTGCCATCGCGCAGTTGGCCGAGCGGTTCGCGAGCGAGGCCGTCGAGCGCGACAACGCGCCGATCGACGAGCCCGTGACGACGGACACGAACCGGCTGATCCGCCTGCCGGGCAGCCTCCACGGCGGCAGCGGCCTGAAAACCGTCCGCCTCGAGCGCGACGAGATCGCCGACTTCGATCCCCTCGTCGACGCCGTTCCCGAGACCTTCGAGAGCCACGAGATCACCGTCGACGTCGCCGACGGCGGCGAGGTCGAACTCGGAGGAGATACCTTTACGGTCGCGGAGGGTGACCAGTCACTACCCGAGTACGTCGCCGTGTTCCTGATGACACGCGGCCGCGCCGAGAAGGAGAAAGAATGA
- a CDS encoding 30S ribosomal protein S4, translating into MPLGTDTKQYETPNHPYQGERIASEHSLIDRYGLKNKEELWRAQSELRSYRREARELLGQAQGDEVVQRRSEEFLGRLKRVGILDEADELGDILSLEIEDILERRLQTVVYRKGLANTTQQARQYITHGHIVVDGQRHRVPSYVVDVDEEELVDFEENSPLADELHPERAEGNQ; encoded by the coding sequence ATGCCACTCGGCACTGACACCAAGCAATACGAGACGCCGAATCACCCCTACCAGGGTGAACGCATCGCCAGCGAACACTCGCTGATCGACCGCTACGGCCTCAAGAACAAGGAAGAACTCTGGCGTGCCCAGTCCGAGCTTCGCTCCTACCGGCGCGAGGCCCGGGAACTGCTCGGCCAGGCCCAGGGCGACGAGGTCGTCCAACGGCGCTCCGAGGAGTTCCTCGGTCGGCTCAAACGCGTCGGCATCTTGGACGAGGCCGACGAACTCGGCGACATCCTGTCGCTCGAGATCGAGGACATCCTCGAGCGCCGTCTCCAGACGGTCGTCTACCGCAAGGGGCTGGCGAACACGACCCAGCAGGCCCGCCAGTACATCACCCACGGCCACATCGTGGTCGACGGACAGCGTCACCGCGTCCCCTCCTACGTCGTCGACGTCGACGAGGAGGAACTGGTGGACTTCGAGGAGAACAGCCCGCTCGCGGACGAACTCCACCCCGAACGCGCGGAGGGTAATCAATGA
- a CDS encoding DNA replication complex subunit Gins51 produces the protein MNLDELRSVQSKERQKDSLQNLRPSFYQEVGEYIADLEAERDRVAEASEDPFSSPEVGRLTDEIETAKDVVEAIYERRMGKLVKQASLAAAGMPADDEGLTAEEADLFDDLVDRIGSNKSRVLDVLEGVEESTGGGDAAPSNGTPAPEPRDADAGRPGSPSNESAPDPDAPPAPPEEPPAGPAAPPEGSDSSGVSPADVMGGEGPAVDGPADVGGSSDSNTPPESSVESGSDPVSESGPTTDRDGAVDRDGTASESTAGTDDLSISSDSAVDAVADAGRGDEPATNDDVARTTVRITDDIGSILGVDDREYTLTSDDIVELPEQNAAPFVERGAAERLE, from the coding sequence ATGAACCTAGACGAACTGCGGTCGGTCCAGAGCAAGGAGCGCCAGAAGGACAGCCTCCAGAACCTTCGCCCCTCGTTCTATCAGGAGGTCGGCGAGTACATCGCCGACCTGGAGGCCGAGCGCGACCGAGTCGCCGAGGCGTCCGAGGACCCCTTCTCCTCGCCCGAGGTCGGCCGACTGACCGACGAGATCGAGACTGCGAAAGACGTGGTCGAAGCGATCTACGAGCGCCGAATGGGGAAGCTCGTCAAGCAGGCCAGCCTCGCCGCCGCCGGAATGCCCGCCGACGACGAGGGACTGACCGCCGAGGAGGCGGACCTGTTCGACGACCTCGTCGACCGCATCGGATCGAACAAGAGCCGTGTCCTCGACGTCCTCGAGGGCGTCGAGGAATCGACCGGTGGCGGCGACGCCGCCCCGTCGAACGGCACCCCCGCCCCGGAGCCCCGCGATGCCGACGCGGGACGTCCCGGTTCTCCCTCGAACGAGTCGGCTCCCGATCCCGACGCCCCGCCGGCACCGCCCGAGGAACCGCCCGCCGGCCCGGCAGCCCCACCGGAGGGCAGCGACTCGAGCGGTGTCTCCCCCGCGGACGTCATGGGCGGCGAGGGACCGGCGGTCGACGGTCCCGCTGACGTGGGTGGCTCTTCGGACTCGAACACTCCCCCGGAGTCGTCCGTCGAGTCCGGTTCGGACCCCGTTTCCGAGTCCGGCCCGACGACCGACCGCGACGGTGCAGTCGACCGGGACGGAACAGCGAGCGAGTCCACTGCCGGCACCGACGACCTCTCGATCTCGAGCGACAGCGCGGTCGATGCGGTCGCAGACGCCGGGAGGGGCGACGAACCGGCGACGAACGACGACGTGGCCCGAACGACCGTCAGGATCACCGACGACATCGGATCGATCCTCGGCGTCGACGACCGCGAGTACACCCTGACCAGCGACGATATCGTCGAACTCCCGGAGCAAAACGCCGCCCCGTTCGTCGAGCGCGGTGCAGCCGAACGCCTCGAATAA
- a CDS encoding DNA-directed RNA polymerase subunit D — MTAEYDVEFVEREDREARFLVRGVTPGFANGIRRAMIADVPTMAIDTVRFVENSSVMFDEQLALRMGLVPLTTPPVGEFAEDDTVTLSIDVEGPATAYSGDLVSEDDLVQPADENVPIIELKDGQRLEAEADAVIDRGKDHAKHQGGVAVGYRHLQRVEVEGDLPEFEDEERRIIRGVIEDDGELVPTSEFDHDLSNRYPGKEVRVEDVPEAFVFHVETDGSFSIEELVTRAADTLEARATELEDAVQL; from the coding sequence ATGACTGCTGAGTACGACGTCGAGTTCGTCGAACGCGAGGACCGCGAAGCGCGATTCCTCGTTCGCGGCGTGACGCCCGGGTTCGCAAACGGCATCCGCCGAGCGATGATCGCCGACGTGCCGACGATGGCGATCGATACCGTCCGGTTCGTCGAGAACTCGTCGGTTATGTTCGACGAGCAACTCGCCCTGCGGATGGGGCTCGTCCCGCTGACGACGCCGCCGGTCGGCGAGTTCGCCGAGGACGACACCGTCACGCTCTCGATCGACGTCGAAGGGCCGGCAACCGCCTATTCCGGCGACCTCGTCTCCGAGGACGACCTCGTCCAACCCGCCGACGAGAACGTCCCGATCATCGAGCTCAAGGACGGGCAGCGCCTCGAGGCCGAGGCCGACGCCGTCATCGACCGCGGGAAAGACCACGCCAAACACCAGGGCGGGGTCGCGGTCGGCTACCGACACCTCCAGCGCGTGGAGGTCGAGGGCGACCTGCCGGAGTTCGAGGACGAAGAGCGCCGGATCATTCGCGGCGTCATCGAAGACGACGGCGAACTCGTTCCCACGAGCGAGTTCGATCACGACCTCTCGAACCGGTATCCGGGCAAGGAGGTCCGCGTCGAGGACGTGCCCGAAGCGTTCGTCTTCCACGTGGAGACGGACGGCTCCTTCAGCATCGAAGAGCTCGTGACTCGAGCGGCGGATACGCTCGAGGCACGCGCGACCGAACTCGAAGACGCAGTACAGCTATAG
- a CDS encoding 50S ribosomal protein L18e, protein MSSKTNPRLNDLIAELKSTSRERDADVWRDVADRLEKPRRTHAEVNLGRIERYAREEETVVVPGKVLGSGALQKNVTVAAVDFSSSAETKIDQVGESVPLEQALEANPEGSDVRVIR, encoded by the coding sequence ATGAGTAGCAAAACCAATCCGAGGCTCAACGATCTCATCGCCGAGCTGAAGTCGACGTCCCGAGAGCGGGACGCCGACGTCTGGCGAGACGTCGCGGATCGACTCGAAAAGCCCCGGCGCACCCACGCTGAGGTGAACCTGGGCCGCATCGAGCGATACGCACGCGAAGAAGAGACAGTCGTCGTTCCCGGCAAAGTGCTGGGATCGGGCGCACTACAAAAGAACGTCACCGTCGCTGCAGTCGATTTCTCCTCGTCCGCCGAGACGAAGATCGACCAGGTCGGTGAATCCGTACCGCTCGAGCAAGCGCTCGAAGCAAACCCCGAAGGCTCCGACGTCCGGGTGATTCGATGA